One part of the Nostoc sp. PCC 7120 = FACHB-418 genome encodes these proteins:
- the tic22 gene encoding outer membrane biogenesis proteinTic22 yields the protein MKALVRWGATLGLVGSTLLGTLSLGSLPAIALSEQQIKEKLDSVPIYLVTNEKGLPLSRPLPNAPNGQKAGGSITGAYMSRQEAQAFINELRNAKNKDPKMQEIVKSLQVTAVPLGVIYQQLQQTKKDPNRLLFAFKPVDQEIKGAMDLLRQSGQQVNQFKSVPMFAVRFAPDQGYVPIKVGTGNEQVVPLFLSKQDAQGLLGQVKPKHPKADIQVLDIDGVLQTLQDKNDTWLNQVVLVPSPESREYIRTLPKPPNTPAAPNRNNNNSRPGAK from the coding sequence ATGAAAGCATTGGTTCGCTGGGGCGCAACACTAGGTTTAGTTGGAAGTACTTTACTCGGAACATTATCTTTAGGTAGCCTTCCAGCAATAGCCTTATCAGAACAACAAATCAAAGAAAAGTTGGATAGCGTACCTATCTATTTAGTTACAAATGAAAAAGGTTTACCATTAAGCCGTCCTTTACCCAACGCGCCAAACGGCCAAAAGGCCGGTGGTTCAATCACTGGGGCTTATATGAGTCGGCAGGAAGCGCAGGCTTTTATTAACGAACTGCGGAACGCCAAAAATAAAGACCCCAAGATGCAGGAAATCGTCAAAAGCCTACAGGTGACAGCAGTGCCACTAGGGGTGATTTACCAGCAGTTGCAACAAACAAAAAAAGACCCTAATCGTCTGTTATTTGCTTTTAAACCTGTAGATCAGGAAATTAAAGGGGCAATGGATTTATTGCGCCAAAGCGGTCAACAGGTAAATCAGTTTAAGAGTGTGCCGATGTTTGCTGTTAGATTTGCGCCAGATCAGGGTTATGTACCAATTAAAGTAGGTACTGGCAACGAACAAGTTGTACCACTATTTTTGAGCAAACAGGATGCACAAGGCTTATTGGGGCAAGTCAAGCCAAAACATCCCAAGGCGGATATTCAAGTTCTAGATATAGACGGTGTACTACAGACATTACAAGATAAGAATGATACTTGGCTCAATCAAGTTGTTTTAGTACCATCTCCAGAATCTAGAGAATATATTAGGACTCTACCCAAACCACCTAACACTCCTGCTGCCCCTAATCGTAACAATAATAACTCCCGACCTGGGGCAAAATAG